The DNA region CCCGCGACGCGTACACCGTGCGGACCGCGGACCTGACCCCGGCGCAGACCGCCGCGCGGATCGCCGAGGCGGTGGGCGGCGGGGAGGGCTCGTGCGGAATCGTGCAGACGCCGCAGCCGCGCGCCGAGACGCTGGCCGCCGGGGTGCTGCTGTTCGACGACGACGACCGGGTGCTGCTGGTCGACCCCACCTACAAGCCGGGCTGGGAGTTCCCCGGCGGCGTCGTCGAGCGCGGCGAGTCGCCGCTGCGGGCCGGCGGGAGGTCGCCGAGGAGCTGGGCCTGGAGCTGACCGGCGGCCTGGAGCTGCTGGTCGTGGACTGGGAGCCGCCGCGCCCGCCCGGCTACGGGGGGATGCGGCTGCTGTTCGACGGCGGCCGGGTGCCCACCGCCGACATCGGCCGGCTGCTGCTGCCGCGCTCGGAGCTGCGCGACTGGCGGTTCGTCACCGAGGACGAGGCGGCGGACATGCTGCCGCCGGTGCGCCTGGACCGGCTGCGCTGGGCGCTGCGCGCCCGCGAGCAGGGGCGGCCGCTGCACCTGGAGGCGGGCCACCCCGCCGAGTGATCGGCTCGGGCGGCGTCGGTCCGGCCGCCGGACCGGCGCCGCCCGCGGCCTCAGACGCCCTGGGTCGCGGAGTGCGCTGCGGCGTAGCGGCGCAGGAACAGCGCCTCGGTGAGCGCGAGCTTCTCCAACTCCTGCGGCGAGACGCTCTCGTTGACCGCGTGGATCGCCGCCTCGGGCTCGCTCAGCCCGATCAGCAGGAACTCGGCGCGCGGGTAGAGGCCCGCCAGGGTGTTGCACAGCGGGATCGAGCCGCCGTTGCCCGCCTCGGCCATCTCCCGCCCGTACGCCTCCCGCATCGCCTCGGCCATCGCCGCGTACGCCGGGCTGCCGGTGTCCGCGGCGAACGGCTGGCCGCTGCCGCCCAGCGTCACCTCGACCTTGGCGCCCCAGGGGGCCGCGGCGGTCAGGTGGGCGCGCAGCGCCTCGCCGGTGCGGACCGCGTCCACCCCCGGCGGGATGCGCACGCTGACCAGCGCGCCCGCGCTGGCCTGCACCGACGGGGTCGCGCCGACCACCGGCGGGGCGTCGATGCCCAGGACCGTCACCGCCGGGCGGGCCCACAGCCGGTCCGAGACGCCGCCGGTGCCGATCAGGCCGACGCCGTCCAGCACCTTGGCGTCCTGCCGGAAGTCCGCCTCGTCGTAGGCGATGCCGGGCCACTCGCCGCCCCCGTCGAGGCCGTCGATGGTGGTGGCGCCGGTCTCGTCGCGCAGCGAGGCGAGCATGTGGATCAGGGCGGCCAGCGCGTCCGGCGCCGCGCCGCCGAACATCCCCGAGTGGAGGTTGCCCTGGAGGGTGTTCACCCGCACCTCGGCGACCACCATGCCGCGCAGCGCGGAGGTCACCGTGGGCAGGCCCAGCCGGAAGTTGCCCGCGTCGCCGATGACGATCGCGTCGGCGGCCAGCAGCCCCGGGTGCTGCTCGGCGTAGCGTTCCAGGCCGCCGGTGCCCTGCTCCTCGGAACCCTCCACGATCACCTTGACGTTGACCGGCACGCCGCCCTGCCCGCGCAGCGCCCGCAGCGCGGTCAGGTGCATCAGCACGCCGCCCTTGCAGTCCGCCGCGCCGCGGCCGTACCAGCGGCCGTCGCGCTCGGTCAGTTCGAACGGCGGCGACAGCCACCGCGACTCGTCCAGCGGCGGCTGCACGTCGTAGTGCGCGTACAGCAGGACCGTCGGCGCGTCGGCGGGGCCGGGCAGGTAGCCGTAGACCGACTGGGTGCCGTCGGGGGTGTCGAGCACCTCCACGTCCCGGAAGTCCTCCGCGCGCAGCGCGTCGGCGATCCAGGAGGCCGCCTTCTGCGACTCGCTCTTCGGGAACTGCCGCCAGTCGGCGACCGAGGCGAACGCCACCAGTTCGGCCAGTTCGGTCTTGGCCCGCGGGATCAGCGCGGCCACGGCCTCGGAGAGCGGAACGGACGACATGAGAACTCCTTGCACGGTGGGCCGGGTGGGGCGGTCCGGGGAATCCCCGGGGCGCCGCGGCGGTTGGCGTCCGCGACGGCACCCTGCCGATGGTGCCACAGCGAGGAGTTCTCCTCGGGCGCATAGGATGCGTGAACAGCCAGGTCAGCACGAGGCGGCCGAACGGGCCGATCAGGAGCGGAAACAGACGTGAGCGGTGAGCA from Actinacidiphila sp. DG2A-62 includes:
- a CDS encoding dipeptidase, with product MSSVPLSEAVAALIPRAKTELAELVAFASVADWRQFPKSESQKAASWIADALRAEDFRDVEVLDTPDGTQSVYGYLPGPADAPTVLLYAHYDVQPPLDESRWLSPPFELTERDGRWYGRGAADCKGGVLMHLTALRALRGQGGVPVNVKVIVEGSEEQGTGGLERYAEQHPGLLAADAIVIGDAGNFRLGLPTVTSALRGMVVAEVRVNTLQGNLHSGMFGGAAPDALAALIHMLASLRDETGATTIDGLDGGGEWPGIAYDEADFRQDAKVLDGVGLIGTGGVSDRLWARPAVTVLGIDAPPVVGATPSVQASAGALVSVRIPPGVDAVRTGEALRAHLTAAAPWGAKVEVTLGGSGQPFAADTGSPAYAAMAEAMREAYGREMAEAGNGGSIPLCNTLAGLYPRAEFLLIGLSEPEAAIHAVNESVSPQELEKLALTEALFLRRYAAAHSATQGV